The nucleotide window ATAACCTGCCGTCCGCGTATAGTTCGAAATTAATATATCCTGCGGTTGAAAAATAAGAACGGTCGAGCTTGAATCTCTTTTCTTTGATATCATTCAGCTCAAATAGTGGCTGGCCGTTTTCTGCGTAAAATTTTATATCATATTTCCTTTTATCCAGTGGTAATTCTACACGAACGTACCTGTCTGTTGAAGCGAAAATATAAGCAGACTGTACAAAACCTGAGGGGATAAAGTTGGGGTTTAAATTAACTTCCGTATTTGATTTATTGCCGCTATTATAAGCATCGGCTAAGCCAGAGGAGTCCACTACAGGCCGTTTAGATTTAGTTGAAATATATTTTCCTCCTTCGAACATCACAAAAATGCGGTAAAACATATTGTCGCTGGGAGCGGTAGCGTCAGGAAACCCGTTTTGCTGCAGGCTGGGATCGGGCATGGTTCCCACGGTTTTGAAGTAGTTGAGCGAGTCGGTAGACCTTTGAATGCTTATTTGTTTAACGCCCTGGTAGTTATGTGTCCAGGCCACCACAACTCTGTTGTTTCCTACCTTATAAACTGAAAAGTCGGGGAGTTGCTCCTGTGCATTGATGCCTGCAATAATAGATCCGGACAGTAAAAACAATAAAATCTTCTTCATGATAGTGCCATTAACTACTTAACTAACAAAGATAAGTGAGCAGGGATAACAGATCAGAAAATTAACGTTCCTTTTCGTAAAGAAAGATTGCCCTGTAGTCCTCCTGAATGCACGACCAACAGCCTGGAGCCCGCCGGAAAATGGTTTTGCTGTACCAGGTCATATACTCCGTAAAATAATTTGCCCGTATATACAAAATCAGTGGGGATACCGGTTGCCGAAAACAACTCATTCATAAATTGTATCAATGAAGGTTTTTGTTTGGCATAGCCACCAAAATGATAGGCATGATTAATGAGAACAGGTTGATCTTTATTCGCAAGGAGTGCCCGCACTTCGCTTTCCAGCAAGGAATGATTTTTAAGCGCGCTCAGGCCCAGCACACTGGCGTGAGCTGCTTTGCTATTGATCAGGCCCGCCATCATGGTGCCGGTTCCTACGGCGCAAAGGATATGATCAAAGGCTGATTTATTATAAGGAATGGTAGCTGCTCCGCTGGCCCCGGTTTCACTATAACCGCCTTCCGGGATAATGTAGTAATCATAGCCCTCAAAAGCAGGAGGAAGCGTTTTGTGTTGATAACCGGTTCGGGATATGAAATGCAACTGCATACCATATTTCCGGGCATTTATAAGCGTATGAGAGTAGGAACCGGGTTCTTCGCCACGGATAATACCTATACAGGGGATGTCATTTGCTGCGCAGGCTGCGGCAGTTGCTGCAATATGGTTGGAAAAAGCCCCGCCATAGGTGATCACGGCTTTGTATTTGCCTTCAATTGCTTGTTGCAGGTGAAATTTAAGCTTAAACCATTTATTGCCGCTGATCACAGGGTGTATAGTATCCAGTCTTAATACCTGTACATTTACCCCGTTTTGAGATAAAAAGGGTACGGGATCTGTTGTAATTAAATCTTCGTCAATAATATCCATTGCAATGATACCTGTTGGTTAAATTACCTTATTTTTGAGACCAATCATTTTTAGCAAAAGTATAGCCGGATCCAATTCGGTTGCAAAATAAAACCGGCAGGCATTGTCTGCTACCACTAAACGATAAAAGAAAATAAAAAAAACTTACGAATGAAACCTACATTAGTGATTTTGGCCGCAGGAATGGCCTCTCGTTACGGAAGTATGAAACAGGTGGAGGCTTTTGGTCCGAGTGGCGAAACCATAATGGATTATTCTATAGCGGATGCAGTAAAAGCAGGATTTGGAAAAATCGTTTTCCTGATCCGTGAGCAGTTTGAAGACAATTTCCGTAAGCTGTTTGCTTCAAAACTCGATGGTAAAGTGGAATACGAATTCGCTTTCCAGGAGCTCGATATGTACCTGGATGGGGCTGAAATTCCGGCTGAACGTACAAAGCCCTGGGGTACCGGCCATGCCGTATTATGTACTAAAAAAGTAGTAAGT belongs to Niabella yanshanensis and includes:
- a CDS encoding 1-aminocyclopropane-1-carboxylate deaminase/D-cysteine desulfhydrase, translating into MDIIDEDLITTDPVPFLSQNGVNVQVLRLDTIHPVISGNKWFKLKFHLQQAIEGKYKAVITYGGAFSNHIAATAAACAANDIPCIGIIRGEEPGSYSHTLINARKYGMQLHFISRTGYQHKTLPPAFEGYDYYIIPEGGYSETGASGAATIPYNKSAFDHILCAVGTGTMMAGLINSKAAHASVLGLSALKNHSLLESEVRALLANKDQPVLINHAYHFGGYAKQKPSLIQFMNELFSATGIPTDFVYTGKLFYGVYDLVQQNHFPAGSRLLVVHSGGLQGNLSLRKGTLIF